A genomic window from Excalfactoria chinensis isolate bCotChi1 chromosome 18, bCotChi1.hap2, whole genome shotgun sequence includes:
- the ABCA2 gene encoding ATP-binding cassette sub-family A member 2 isoform X1: MGFLHQLHLLLWKNVTLKRRSPWVLAFEIFIPLVLFFILLGLRQKKPTIPVKEAFYTAAPLTSAGILPVMQSLCPDGQRDEFGFLQYSNSTVTQLLEHLTEVVEQSNLFDPEHPGLEEELESLRRRLEALSSSEPSSMETHFSNQAGSGFTLGWAAKDRGELHRFLTQNLSLPNGTAELLLGSSVDLREVYRLLFGTSPLAPDDTYERDLWDRFGRREKMAQLEKSLPSGWKSLREGLVHRALRDPSAALQRPALLHLLSQALGLASAAAAPTGSYSPQAFVAEMERILFTAPVLEQLTCEQRSGTLRRLLRVAPSQQPLLQAYRVLACNGSRAAREERFAQLAAELRDQMDTPKIVSKLQLDEVNSTAAQHRLRTLLEDIVEIEKVLRDMDILSALARLLPRGACATKAPLPTANSTGWASANATSSNTTTEEEGAGGDPAGSDNPQGQFSAFVQLWAGLQPILCGNNRTIEPEALKQGNMSSLGFTSKEQRNLGLLVHLMTSNPKILYAPVGTEVDKVILKANETFAFVGNVTHYAKVWLNISPEIRTYLEEGRLQRRIRWLQQFTTDLRKHPEILNVSDNDLLHSFLNGNFSLPNASVLLQQLDTIDNAACGWVHFMAKVSVDIFKGFPDEESIVNYTLNQAYQDNVTVFASVIFQTNKDGSLPPHVMYKIRQNSSFTEKTNEIRRAYWRPGPNTGGRFYFLYGFVWIQDMMERALINTFVGHDVVEPGNYVQMFPYPCYTRDDFLFVIEHMMPLCMVISWVYSVAMMIQHIVTEKEHRLKEVMKMMGLNNAVHWVAWFITGFVQLSISVTALTAILKYGKVLMHSDVLIIWLFLAIYAVATIMFCFLVSVLYSKAKLASACGGIIYFLSYVPYMYVAIREEVAHDKITAFEKCIASLMSTTAFGLGSKYFALYEVAGVGIQWHTFSQSPVEGDDFNLLLSMMMLIIDTVVYGVLTWYIEAVHPGMFGLPRPWYFPFQKSYWLGNGRVETWEWTWPWSRTTRLSIMEEDQACAMESRRLEETRGIEEEPTHLPLVVCIDKLTKVYKTDKKLALNKLSLNLYENQVVSFLGHNGAGKTTTMSILTGLFPPTSGSATIYGHDIRTEMDEIRKNLGMCPQHNVLFDRLTVEEHLWFYSQLKSMAEEEIRKEMDKMIEDLELSNKRHSLVQTLSGGMKRKLSVAIAFVGGSRAVILDEPTAGVDPYARRAIWDLILKYKPGRTILLSTHHMDEADLLGDRIAIISHGKLKCCGSPLFLKSTYGDGYKLTVVKKQSDTRNSAEPGQPHSPPGHSSVSPCSEPRVSQFIKKYVASCLLISDTNTELSYILPSEAVKKGCFERLFQHLEQSLEELDLTSFGLMDTTLEEVFLKVSEEDQSLENSDADMKESKKDALQPPLPELDPKPEANREPLAEVDEPEKPEVELSNLVTCSKLAQSQASLHSVSSVGSVRGDEGGAYSEFFGDYSPLFDSRQDPDNISLQDQEADVEAEDHDLAGQGSFKLEGSWLKLRQFHGLIVKRFHCAKRNTKALFSQILLPAFFVCVAMTVALSVPEIGDLPPLILSPSQYHNYTQPKGNFIPYANEERREYRLRLSPDASPQQLVNTFHLPSGIGATCVLKTAFNNTLDQPMQTLNLNSNESKMLAAKYFDAMCIDSFTQGLPLSNFVPPPPSPAPSDYPVSMDEDLLRAWNSTTFSTIKETVTSAPSLPRIIHEPIKCTCSMQGTGFSCPSGVGGHPPQMKVVTGDILADITGRNVSEYLLYTSDRFRLHRYGALTFGNVQKSIPASFGARAPAMVRKIAVRRTAQVFYNNKGYHSMPTYLNALNNAILRANLPKSKGNPAAYGITVTNHPMNKTSASLSLDYLLQGTDVVIAIFIIVAMSFVPASFVVFLVAEKATKAKHLQFVSGCDPVIYWLANYVWDMLNYLVPATCCIIILFVFDLPAYTSPTNFPAVLSLFLLYGWSITPIMYPASFWFEVPSSAYVFLIVINLFIGITATVATFLLQLFEHDKDLKLVNSYLKSCFLVFPNYNLGHGLMEMAYNEYINEYYAKIGQFDKMKSPFEWDIVTRGLVAMTIEGFVGFFITIMCQYNFFRKPQRLPVSTKPIEDDIDVANERHRVLRGDADNDMLKIENLTKVYKSRKIGRILAVDRLCVGVRPGECFGLLGVNGAGKTTTFKMLTGDESTTGGEAFVNGHSILKELLQVQQSLGYCPQFDALFDELTAQEHLELYTRLRGIPWKDEERVVKWALKKLELTKYADKPASTYSGGNKRKLSTAIALIGYPAFIFLDEPTTGMDPKARRFLWNLILDVIKTGRSVVLTSHSMEECEALCTRLAIMVNGRLKCLGSIQHLKNRFGDGYMITVRTKSSLNVKEVVRFFNRNFPEAILKERHHTKAQYQLKSDQISLAQIFSKMEQVVDVLGIEDYSVSQTTLDNVFVNFAKKQSDNLEQQETSPSCALQSPWERVLSLLRPRATPTELRALVVEEQEDLETDDEGLISFEEERAQLSFNTDTLC, from the exons ATGGGGTTCCTGCACCAGCTCCATCTCCTGCTCTGGAAGAACGTGACGCTGAAGCGGCGCAGCCCG TGGGTGCTGGCCTTCGAGATCTTCATCCCGCTGGTGCTCTTCTTCATCCTTCTGGGGCTGAGGCAGAAGAAGCCGACCATCCCCGTGAAGGAAG CTTTCTACACGGCGgccccactcacctcagccGGGATCCTGCCTGTCATGCAGTCCCTGTGTCCCGACGGCCAGCGCGATGAGTTTGGCTTCCTGCAGTACTCCAACTCCAC ggtGACACAGCTCCTGGAGCACCTCACTGAGGTGGTGGAGCAGAGCAACTTGTTTGACCCAGAGCACCCAGGCCTAGAGGAGGAGCTGGAATCCCTGCGCCGGCGCCTGGAGGCCCTCAGCAGCAGTGAGCCCAGCTCCATGGAGACCCACTTCAGCAACCAGGCAG GATCTGGTTTCACACTGGGGTGGGCTGCTAAGGATCGGGGGGAACTGCACCGCTTTCTCACACAGAACTTGTCCCTCCCCAATGGCACAGCCGAGCTGCTCCTGGGCTCCAGCGTTGACCTGCGGGAG GTGTACCGCCTGCTCTTTGGGACCTCTCCTTTGGCACCTGATGACACTTATGAGCGAGACCTGTGGGATCGGTTTGGACGCCGTGAGAAGATGGCACAGCTGGAG AAGAGCCTCCCCAGTGGCTGGAAGAGCCTGCGGGAGGGGCTGGTCCACAGGGCCCTGCGTGACCCCTCTGCAGCCTTGCAGCGGCCGGCGTTGCTCCATCTGCTGTCCCAGGCCCTGGGCCTCGCCAGTGCCGCTGCAGCCCCCACTGGCTCCTACAGTCCCCAGGCCTTTGTTGCTGAGATGGAG CGCATCCTCTTCACGGCTCCGGTTCTGGAGCAGCTGACCTGTGAGCAGAGATCAGGGACGCTGCGCCGCCTCCTGCGCGTGGCTCCCAGCCAGCAGCCGCTGCTGCAGGCGTACCGTGTGCTGGCGTGCAATGGCAGCCGGGCAGCTCGCGAGGAGCGCTTTGCTCagctggctgctgagctgcGGGACCAGATGGACACCCCCAAGATTGTCAGCAAG CTGCAGCTGGATGAGgtgaacagcacagcagcccagcaccGGCTCCGCACACTCCTGGAAGACATCGTAGAGATAGAGAAGGTTCTCCGTGACATGGACATCCTCTCAGCTCTGGCCAGGCTCCTGCCCAGGGGGGCCTGTGCCACCAAGGCTCCGCTGCCCACAGCCAACAGCACTGGCTGGGCCAGTGCAAATGCCACTTCCAGCAACACCACAACAGAGGAGGAGGGTGCCGGGGGGGACCCGGCAGGCAGTGACAACCCCCAGGGGCAGTTCTCAGCCTttgtgcagctctgggctgggctgcagcccatCCTCTGTGGCAATAACCG GACCATTGAACCTGAGGCACTGAAGCAGGGCAACATGAGCTCTCTGGGCTTCACCAGCAAGGAGCAGCGAAACCTGGGCCTCCTTGTGCATCTTATGACCAGCAACCCCAAAATCCTGTATGCGCCTGTGGGTACTGAAGTGGACAAGGTCATCCTGAAG GCCAATGAGACCTTTGCCTTTGTGGGCAATGTCACCCACTATGCCAAAGTGTGGCTGAACATCTCCCCCGAGATCCGGACCTACCTGGAGGAGGGCAGGCTGCAGAGACGCATCCGCTGGCTGCAGCAG TTCACCACTGACCTCCGCAAGCACCCAGAAATCCTGAACGTCTCCGACAATGAccttctgcacagctttctCAATGGCAACTTCTCCCTGCCCAATGCCAGtgtcctgctccagcagctggacACCATTGATAATGCTGCCTGCGGCTGGGTTCACTTCATGGccaag GTCAGCGTGGACATCTTCAAGGGCTTCCCAGATGAGGAGAGCATCGTCAACTACACACTGAACCAGGCCTACCAGGACAATGTCACAGTCTTTGCCA GTGTGATCTTCCAGACCAACAAGGATGGCTCGCTGCCCCCGCATGTCATGTATAAGATCCGGCAGAATTCCAGCTTCACCGAGAAGACCAATGAGATCCGGCGGGCGTACTGGCGGCCTGGTCCCAACACTGGAGGCCGCTTCTATTTCCTCTATGGCTTTGTCTGGATCCAGG aCATGATGGAGCGTGCCCTCATCAACACGTTTGTTGGCCATGATGTGGTGGAACCTGGCAACTATGTGCAGATGTTCCCATATCCATGTTACACCCGTGATGA CTTTCTCTTCGTCATTGAGCATATGATGCCTCTGTGCATGGTGATCTCCTGGGTTTACTCAGTGGCCATGATGATCCAGCATATTGTGACAGAGAAGGAACATCGCCTGAAAGAG GTGATGAAGATGATGGGCTTGAACAATGCAGTGCATTGGGTAGCTTGGTTCATCACTGGCTTTGTCCAGCTCTCCATCTCAGTCACAGCACTCACCGCCATCCTGAAGTATGGCAAGGTCCTGATGCACAGCGACGTCCTCATCATCTGGCTCTTTCTTGCCATCTATGCTGTAGCAACCATCATGTTTTG CTTCCTAGTGTCGGTGCTCTACTCCAAGGCCAAGCTGGCCTCTGCCTGTGGTGGCATCATCTATTTCCTCAGCTACGTGCCCTACATGTATGTGGCCATCCGGGAGGAGGTGGCTCATGATAAGATCACAGCGTTTGAGAAGTGCATCGCG tCTCTCATGTCCACCACAGCGTTTGGACTGGGCTCCAAGTACTTTGCGCTGTACGAGGTGGCTGGTGTGGGCATCCAGTGGCACACCTTCAGCCAGTCACCTGTGGAAGGAGATGACTTCAACCTCCTGCTGTCCATGATGATGCTGATCATCGATACCGTGGTGTACGGGGTGCTCACGTGGTACATTGAGGCTGTGCACCCAG GCATGTTCGGCCTGCCGCGGCCCTGGTACTTCCCCTTCCAGAAGTCCTACTGGCTGGGCAACGGGCGAGTGGAGACCTGGGAGTGGACATGGCCCTGGTCCCGCACCACACGCCTCAGCATCATGGAGGAGGATCAGGCCTGTGCCATGGAGAGCAGGAGGCTGG AGGAGACACGGGGCATCGAGGAGGAGCCGACCCACCTCCCCTTGGTTGTCTGCATTGACAAGCTCACCAAGGTCTACAAAACCGACAAGAAGCTGGCATTGAACAAGCTGAGCCTCAACCTCTATGAGAACCAGGTGGTGTCCTTCCTGGGGCACAATGGTGCAGGCAAGACCACCACCAT GTCCATCCTGACTGGCTTATTCCCACCAACCTCAGGCTCCGCTACCATCTATGGTCATGATATCCGGACAGAGATGGATGAGATCCGGAAAAACTTGGGCATGTGTCCccagcacaacgtgctctttgACAGACTGACAGTGGAAGAGCACCTCTGGTTCTACTCACAACTCAAGAGCATGGCAGAGGAGGAGATCCGCAAGGAGATGGACAA GATGATTGAGGATCTGGAGCTCTCCAACAAACGCCATTCCTTAGTGCAGACCCTCTCAGGGGGCATGAAGAGAAAACTGTCAGTGGCCATTGCCTTTGTGGGTGGGTCGCGGGCTGTGATCCTGGATGAGCCCACAGCTGGAGTTGACCCGTATGCGCGCAGAGCCATCTGGGACCTCATCCTCAAATACAAGCCAG GGAGGACCATCCTGCTGTCCACCCATCACATGGATGAGGCTGACCTGCTGGGCGACCGCATTGCCATCATCTCCCATGGCAAGCTCAAGTGCTGCGGCTCCCCACTCTTCCTCAAGAGCACCTATGGTGATGGCTACAAGCTGACTGTGGTAAAGAAGCAGTCGGACACCAGGAACAGTGCAG AGCCCGGCCAGCCCCACAGTCCTCCAGGCCACTCATCCGTCAGCCCCTGCTCCGAGCCCCGCGTCTCTCAGTTCATCAAGAAGTACGTGGCCTCCTGCCTCCTTATCTCAGATACCAACACTGAGCTCTCCTACATCTTGCCCAGTGAGGCCGTCAAGAAGGGCTGCTTCGAGAGGCTCTTCCAG CACTTGGAGCAgagcctggaggagctggaCCTCACCAGTTTTGGGCTGATGGACACCACACTTGAGGAGGTGTTCCTGAAAGTATCTGAGGAAGACCAGTCCCTGGAGAACAGCGATGCGG ACATGAAGGAGTCCAAGAAGGATGCCCTGCAGCCACCCCTCCCTGAGCTGGACCCGAAGCCAGAGGCCAACAGGGAGCCACTGGCTGAGGTGGATGAGCCTGAGAAGCCCGAAGTGGAGCTCAGCAACCTGGTGACCTGCTCCAAGCTAGCACAGTCACAGGCATCCCTGCATTCAGTCTCCTCGGTGGGCTCCGTACGGGGTGATGAAGGTGGGGCTTATTCCGAGTTCTTTGGGGATTACTCTCCATTGTTTGACAGTCGTCAGGACCCTGATAACATCAGTCTGCAAG ACCAAGAGGCTGATGTGGAGGCAGAGGACCACGACCTGGCTGGGCAGGGGAGCTTCAAGCTGGAGGGCTCATGGCTGAAGCTGCGCCAGTTCCATGGACTAATTGTCAAACGCTTCCACTGTGCCAAGCGCAACACCAAGGCCCTCTTCTCTCAGATCCTCCTGCCCGCCTTCTTTGTCTGCGTGGCCATGACTGTGGCACTCTCTGTTCCTGAAATAG GTGACCTGCCACCCCTCATCCTCTCCCCATCACAGTACCACAACTACACCCAGCCCAAGGGCAATTTCATTCCTTATGCCAATGAGGAACGGCGTGAGTACCG cctCAGACTGTCTCCTGatgccagcccacagcagctggtGAACACCTTCCACCTGCCCTCTGGCATAGGGGCCACCTGTGTGCTCAAGACAGCCTTCAACAACACACTGGACCAGCCCATGCAGACCCTGAACCTCAACAGCAACGAGTCCAAGATGCTGGCAGCTAAGTACTTTGATGCTATGTGTATTGACTCCTTCACCCAGGGCCTGCCGCTCTCCAACTTCGTGCCaccacctccatccccagcacctTCTGACTACCCTGTCTCAATGGATGAGGACCTGCTGCGTGCCTGGAACTCCACAACCTTCTCTACCATCAAAG AGACTGTCACCTctgccccctccctgccccgCATCATCCATGAGCCCATCAAGTGCACGTGCTCCATGCAGGGGACTGGCTTCTCTTGCCCCAGTGGTGTGGGGGGCCACCCCCCACAGATGAAGGTGGTGACAGGGGACATCCTGGCAGACATCACAGGGCGCAACGTCTCCGAGTACCTGCTCTACACCTCGGACCGCTTCCGGCTGCACAG GTACGGAGCACTCACCTTTGGCAATGTCCAGAAATCCATCCCAGCTTCCTTTGGGGCCAGAGCTCCTGCCATGGTGCGCAAGATTGCAGTCCGGAGAACAGCCCAG GTCTTCTACAACAACAAGGGCTACCACAGCATGCCCACCTACCTCAACGCTCTCAACAATGCCATCCTGAGAGCCAACTTGCCCAAGAGCAAAGGCAACCCTGCTGCCTATG GCATCACAGTCACCAACCATCCCATGAACAAGACCAGCGCCAGCCTGTCCCTGGATTATCT CCTGCAAGGCACAGATGTGGTGATTGCCATCTTCATCATCGTGGCCATGTCCTTTGTGCCAGCCAGCTTTGTGGTGTTCCTGGTGGCTGAGAAGGCCACCAAGGCCAAACACCTGCAGTTTGTGAGCGGCTGTGACCCTGTCATCTACTGGCTGGCCAACTATGTGTGGGATATG CTGAACTACCTGGTGCCGGCCACGTGCTGTATCATAATCCTCTTCGTGTTTGACCTCCCAGCGTACACCTCTCCCACCAACTTCCCTGCTGTCCTCTCGCTCTTCCTGCTGTATGG CTGGTCCATTACCCCCATCATGTACCCTGCCTCCTTCTGGTTTGAGGTGCCCAGCTCCGCCTATGTCTTCCTCATCGTCATCAACCTCTTCATTGGCATCACAGCCACTGTTGCCACGTTCCTGCTGCAGCTATTTGAGCATGACAAG GATTTGAAGCTGGTGAACAGCTACCTGAAGAGCTGCTTCCTTGTATTCCCGAACTACAACCTGGGTCATGGCTTGATGGAGATGGCCTACAATGAATACATCAATGAATACTATGCCAAGATTG GGCAATTTGATAAAATGAAATCACCCTTCGAATGGGACATCGTGACGCGAGGGCTCGTTGCCATGACAATCGAAGGCTTTGTGGGCTTCTTCATCACCATCATGTGCCAGTACAACTTCTTCCGGAAGCCTCA GAGGCTCCCAGTCTCCACCAAACCCATTGAAGATGACATCGACGTGGCCAATGAGCGGCACCGTGTCCTGCGCGGTGATGCTGACAATGACATGCTGAAGATTGAAAACCTCACCAAG GTGTACAAGTCCCGCAAGATCGGGCGCATCCTGGCTGTGGACCGGCTGTGTGTGGGTGTGCGGCCAGGAGAGTGCTTCGGGCTGCTGGGTGTCAATGGTGCGGGGAAGACGACCACCTTCAAGATGCTGACAGGGGATGAGAGCACGACAGGAGGAGAGGCCTTCGTTAATGGGCACAG CATCCTGAAGGAGCTCCTGCAGGTCCAGCAGAGCTTGGGCTACTGCCCCCAGTTTGATGCGCTCTTTGATGAGCTGACAGCCCAGGAGCACCTGGAGCTCTACACGCGCCTGCGTGGCATCCCTTGGAAGGACGAGGAGAGG GTGGTGAAGTGGGCACTGAAGAAGCTTGAACTGACCAAGTATGCTGACAAGCCTGCCAGCACCTACAGCGGAGGCAACAAGAGGAAGCTGTCCACAGCCATTGCTCTGATTGGATACCCAGCCTTCATCTTCCTG GATGAGCCTACTACAGGGATGGACCCCAAGGCACGGCGCTTCCTCTGGAACCTCATCCTGGATGTCATCAAGACGGGCCGTTCCGTAGTGCTCACATCCCACAG CATGGAGGAATGCGAGGCGCTCTGTACCCGCTTGGCCATCATGGTGAATGGGCGGCTGAAATGTCTCGGCAGCATCCAGCACCTGAAGAACAG GTTTGGTGATGGCTACATGATCACAGTGCGCACAAAGTCCAGCCTCAACGTCAAGGAGGTGGTGAGGTTCTTCAACCGCAACTTTCCTGAGGCCATCCTCAAG GAGAGGCACCACACTAAGGCCCAGTACCAGCTCAAGTCGGACCAGATTTCACTGGCACAGATCTTCAGCAAGATGGAGCAGGTGGTGGATGTGCTGGGCATTGAGGACTACTCTGTCAGCCAGACCACTCTGGATAAT gtGTTTGTGAATTTTGCCAAGAAGCAAAGTGACAACCTGGAGCAGCAAGAGACGagccccagctgtgctctgcagtccCCCTGGGAGCGTGTGCTGAGCCTGCTGCGCCCACGAGCTACACCCACGGAGCTGCGGGCCCTGGTggtggaggagcaggaggacCTGGAGACAGATGATGAAGGCCTCATCAGCTTTGAGGAGGAGAGG GCTCAGCTGTCATTTAACACGGACACTCTGTGCTGA